In Oceanococcus sp. HetDA_MAG_MS8, the following proteins share a genomic window:
- a CDS encoding ABC transporter permease: MSAWLLQDPLLPGPAQVLQVLLRETLHGELLFHLGATLARVGSAFVLAMGLGCALGMAMGRSARLNAALDGLLVLSLNLPALVTMILCYVWFGLSDLAAILAVALNKIPTVVVTLREGTRALDRKLLEVAAVYQLPPLRRLGRVVLPQLVPYMLVAARSGLALIWKIVLVVELMGRPNGVGFQLSSYFHYFDIAGVLAYTLAFALVVISLEALILRPAERRFNRWRP; encoded by the coding sequence TTGTCGGCGTGGCTACTGCAAGACCCCTTATTACCGGGCCCGGCGCAGGTGCTGCAGGTGTTGCTACGGGAAACCCTGCACGGAGAGCTGCTCTTCCACCTCGGTGCCACTCTGGCCAGGGTGGGCAGCGCCTTTGTGCTGGCGATGGGCCTAGGCTGCGCCCTCGGCATGGCCATGGGCCGCTCGGCACGCCTCAACGCGGCTTTAGATGGCCTACTTGTACTGAGCCTGAACTTGCCGGCTTTGGTCACCATGATCCTGTGTTATGTGTGGTTTGGACTCTCCGACTTGGCTGCCATACTCGCCGTGGCCTTGAACAAGATTCCTACCGTAGTGGTGACCTTGCGCGAGGGAACACGAGCGCTTGATCGTAAATTGCTCGAAGTGGCCGCCGTGTACCAGCTCCCGCCGCTGCGACGATTAGGCCGAGTGGTGCTACCGCAGTTGGTGCCATACATGTTGGTGGCAGCACGCTCTGGCTTGGCCTTAATTTGGAAAATTGTGCTGGTCGTGGAGTTAATGGGCCGACCCAACGGGGTGGGATTCCAGCTGTCTAGCTATTTCCACTACTTCGATATCGCTGGGGTGCTGGCCTATACCCTCGCCTTCGCCCTGGTCGTCATCAGCCTGGAAGCTTTGATCCTGCGCCCGGCCGAGCGTCGCTTCAACAGGTGGCGACCATGA
- a CDS encoding ABC transporter ATP-binding protein, translated as MNHWQIRIHAKQHSPQGPRLLPNLQLDLEPGRFVAIVGPSGVGKSTLLHILAGLDNDFAGRLLWGNTQARPKDVGFVFQDPRLMPWLTVAQNLLLVQPQPDQHRVQTLLEAVGLGGCQHQFPSQLSGGMQRRVALARACLLNPSWLLLDEPFASLDAPAAQALHQVLLSLWQRTEAGILLVTHDLREALSLADSIVFLSRHGQVLREIEIDLPRPRHPDSAAIAQVYSDLLSDHPGLLAGEEKSA; from the coding sequence ATGAACCATTGGCAAATCCGCATTCACGCTAAGCAGCACAGCCCCCAGGGGCCGCGCCTGCTGCCCAACCTGCAATTAGACCTGGAGCCCGGTCGTTTTGTCGCGATCGTCGGTCCGTCCGGCGTGGGCAAGTCCACCTTGTTACATATTCTGGCGGGCCTGGATAACGACTTCGCAGGTCGCCTGCTTTGGGGAAACACTCAAGCTCGCCCAAAGGATGTGGGTTTTGTGTTCCAAGACCCACGCTTAATGCCTTGGCTGACAGTGGCCCAGAACCTACTCTTGGTCCAGCCCCAACCGGATCAGCATCGCGTGCAGACTCTGCTGGAGGCCGTAGGCCTGGGCGGCTGCCAGCACCAATTCCCCAGCCAGCTTTCCGGTGGCATGCAGCGGCGTGTCGCCTTGGCGAGGGCCTGCCTTTTGAACCCGAGCTGGCTACTCTTGGACGAGCCCTTCGCCTCCCTGGACGCCCCAGCGGCCCAGGCTCTGCACCAGGTGTTGCTCAGCCTATGGCAACGCACCGAAGCCGGCATATTGCTGGTGACGCATGACCTGCGCGAAGCCTTGAGCTTGGCCGACAGCATTGTGTTCTTGTCGCGTCATGGTCAGGTGCTGCGCGAGATTGAGATTGACCTGCCTCGCCCTCGACACCCCGATTCAGCCGCCATTGCGCAGGTTTACAGCGATTTACTCAGCGATCATCCCGGCCTGCTGGCCGGTGAGGAGAAAAGCGCATGA
- a CDS encoding ATP-binding cassette domain-containing protein, giving the protein MNAPVLSIAQVHKSYGSKHALRGVSLNLHPGEFVALLGPNGAGKSTLFQILSGLFTADAGKVIVCNHDMAHQPIRALARIGVVFQQPALDLDLSVQGNLSFHARLHGLGKRAGPAIAQAMHMAGLEEHAHAKARSLSGGMRRRVEMVRALLHAPALLLMDEATVGLDPASRRRLLADVRERCQRDGLGVLWATHLVEEAHAADRVVILHHGQIIASGTPSVLCQDHEQEDLESVFLHLTQATPCPA; this is encoded by the coding sequence ATGAATGCCCCCGTTCTGAGCATTGCTCAGGTGCATAAAAGTTATGGCAGCAAGCATGCCCTCAGAGGTGTGAGTCTCAACCTGCACCCTGGAGAGTTCGTTGCCTTATTGGGACCCAACGGGGCTGGTAAGTCCACCTTGTTCCAAATTCTCAGCGGGCTGTTCACAGCCGACGCAGGCAAGGTCATAGTCTGCAATCACGATATGGCCCACCAGCCCATTCGGGCACTCGCTCGAATCGGTGTAGTCTTCCAGCAGCCAGCTTTAGACCTAGACCTCAGCGTTCAGGGCAACTTGAGCTTTCATGCCCGTTTGCATGGGCTGGGTAAGCGCGCCGGTCCAGCCATTGCCCAGGCTATGCATATGGCCGGATTGGAGGAGCATGCGCATGCCAAGGCGCGCAGCCTGTCTGGGGGCATGCGCCGCCGGGTGGAAATGGTGCGGGCGCTCTTGCATGCCCCAGCCTTACTGCTGATGGATGAGGCAACCGTCGGCCTAGACCCAGCCTCACGACGGCGCCTATTAGCCGATGTCCGCGAACGCTGTCAGCGCGATGGCCTGGGCGTTTTGTGGGCCACTCATCTGGTGGAGGAGGCCCATGCGGCCGATCGCGTAGTGATTCTTCATCACGGTCAGATCATCGCCAGCGGCACTCCCTCAGTGCTTTGCCAAGACCATGAGCAGGAGGATTTGGAATCCGTGTTTTTACATCTTACCCAGGCCACACCATGTCCCGCTTAA
- a CDS encoding PQQ-dependent catabolism-associated beta-propeller protein, whose protein sequence is MSRLTLLSLGLWLCSPSVLAAERIIVSSEGDDVLQVLQADNLQTLRQIAVSERPRDMQLSSDGRWLYVACGDGDSIDVIDVATLQRQRRLHPLDDPEMFALTPDGSQLWVSNEDDAQISLLDAQSGEVLAEVDTGPEPEGIVLNADGSRAYVASEVANMIHVVDTAAHTIVANILVGNRPRRMALSAGEKELWVTNELSGDLSVVDLSQAREVQRIRFAPKGFRPEDLGPVGLVLSADKQTAYVALGRSNHIARVDVRSRQVEDYLLTGQRAWGLALHPTQPWLYVSNGLSDDVARVDLERWKLVTAASAGRTPHSIVVLP, encoded by the coding sequence ATGTCCCGCTTAACTCTTCTGAGCCTTGGGCTCTGGCTCTGCAGTCCATCGGTACTGGCTGCTGAACGCATCATTGTTTCTAGTGAAGGCGACGATGTTTTACAGGTACTTCAGGCAGACAACCTGCAGACCTTGCGCCAAATCGCGGTGAGCGAACGCCCCCGCGATATGCAGCTTTCCAGTGATGGCCGATGGCTGTATGTCGCCTGCGGCGATGGCGATAGCATCGATGTGATTGACGTCGCCACGCTTCAGAGACAGCGGCGGTTACATCCCCTGGACGACCCCGAAATGTTCGCCCTCACACCCGATGGGAGCCAGCTGTGGGTGAGTAATGAAGACGACGCTCAGATAAGCCTGCTGGATGCCCAATCTGGGGAGGTATTAGCCGAGGTGGATACCGGCCCCGAACCGGAGGGCATTGTGCTCAATGCCGATGGCAGTCGGGCCTATGTGGCATCGGAAGTGGCCAACATGATCCATGTGGTCGATACCGCGGCGCACACCATCGTCGCCAATATCCTCGTCGGCAACCGGCCGCGGCGGATGGCGCTCAGTGCTGGTGAAAAGGAGCTGTGGGTGACCAATGAACTCTCTGGTGATCTCAGTGTGGTCGACCTGAGTCAGGCCCGCGAAGTCCAGCGGATTCGCTTTGCACCCAAAGGCTTTCGCCCCGAAGATTTAGGCCCGGTGGGGTTGGTGCTCAGCGCCGATAAGCAAACCGCCTACGTGGCATTGGGCCGCAGCAATCATATTGCCCGGGTGGATGTGCGCAGCCGCCAGGTAGAAGACTATTTGCTCACCGGGCAGCGGGCCTGGGGGTTGGCCTTGCACCCCACCCAGCCTTGGCTCTACGTGAGTAATGGTTTGTCGGACGATGTCGCGCGGGTGGATTTGGAGCGCTGGAAGTTGGTTACTGCAGCCAGCGCCGGACGCACCCCGCATAGCATCGTGGTACTGCCATGA
- a CDS encoding ABC transporter permease, giving the protein MIGHALQALHAVVTRELLRFVQQRSRLLSSLVRPTLWLVVFAAGFQNVFGVAVIEPYTSFVTYQVYIAPGLLGMVLLFNGMQSSLAMVYDREMGTMRLLLTAPLPRWWLLACKLFGGVVLSVAQAYAFLLLCALFGVGLPWLGYLQVLPALMISGMMLGALGLLLATSIRQLENFAGTMNFVIFPMFFLSTALYPLWKLRESGAEWLYWVASINPLTHAVELIRFAVHGQLQTTSLSVVSGCFLVFFLAACWGFDPQRGVIKKRARGS; this is encoded by the coding sequence ATGATCGGCCACGCCCTGCAGGCTCTGCATGCTGTCGTCACCCGCGAATTATTGCGCTTCGTCCAGCAGCGTTCGCGTCTGCTGTCATCACTGGTCCGGCCGACATTATGGTTAGTGGTCTTCGCCGCCGGCTTTCAAAACGTCTTTGGCGTGGCTGTCATTGAGCCCTACACCAGCTTTGTGACCTATCAGGTTTACATCGCCCCTGGCCTACTCGGCATGGTGCTGCTGTTTAATGGCATGCAATCCAGCCTGGCCATGGTCTACGATCGCGAAATGGGCACCATGCGCTTGCTGCTCACCGCGCCACTACCGCGCTGGTGGTTGTTGGCCTGCAAGCTTTTTGGTGGCGTGGTGCTCTCTGTGGCCCAGGCCTACGCCTTCTTGTTGCTCTGCGCCCTGTTCGGTGTAGGCCTGCCCTGGCTGGGTTACCTCCAGGTGCTCCCGGCGTTGATGATTAGCGGCATGATGTTGGGGGCCCTGGGGCTGCTGCTGGCAACCAGCATCCGCCAGTTGGAAAACTTTGCCGGCACCATGAACTTCGTGATCTTCCCCATGTTTTTCTTGTCCACCGCGCTGTACCCCTTGTGGAAACTGCGCGAGTCTGGGGCGGAATGGCTGTATTGGGTGGCCTCCATCAACCCCCTCACCCATGCCGTGGAGCTGATTCGCTTCGCTGTGCATGGTCAGCTGCAAACGACCAGCCTCAGCGTGGTAAGCGGCTGCTTTTTGGTGTTTTTCCTGGCCGCTTGCTGGGGTTTTGATCCGCAAAGAGGGGTGATCAAAAAGCGCGCCCGCGGCAGCTAA
- a CDS encoding cupin domain-containing protein has product MPVERDRQSPHDRDEIYVVARGRGRFYNGEATVSVEAGSFLFVPAGVEHRFEQFSEDFAVWVFFYGPQGGEAQS; this is encoded by the coding sequence ATGCCCGTCGAGCGCGATCGGCAAAGCCCCCATGACCGGGATGAGATCTACGTGGTGGCACGCGGGCGAGGCCGGTTCTACAACGGTGAGGCCACAGTGTCGGTGGAGGCCGGGTCTTTTCTATTTGTTCCGGCCGGGGTGGAGCATCGCTTCGAGCAGTTCTCCGAGGATTTCGCGGTATGGGTGTTTTTTTATGGCCCCCAGGGCGGTGAGGCACAGTCTTAA